One window from the genome of Pseudomonadota bacterium encodes:
- the glmS gene encoding glutamine--fructose-6-phosphate transaminase (isomerizing) has protein sequence MCGIVGIVGKEQNAAERLVEGLKRLEYRGYDSAGVATLIDGQITRRRAEGKLVNLSDKIANDPLPGSIGIGHTRWATHGMPTENNAHPHATDLVAVVHNGIIENYKELKAELEQSQCRFTTETDTEVIAHLVTHYIKQGRTVLQAANDCMDRLEGAFSVAMLFTGENDFMFGARQGTPLVVGYGDGEMYLASDAYALAPMTNKICFLEDGDRVEMTGAGAVIKTCDGKEINREVRETTLSGALTGKGKYKHFMLKEIYEQPAVIGETLTTFMHPATGHITIPADIMDVLKDTPRLTVSACGTAYYAGLVAKYWLEQLARLPVEVDVASEFRYRTPPMPEGGAALFISQSGETLDTLEALRYCKSQKQSVISILNTVESTIERESHHVMRTLAGPEIGVASTKAFTTQLTTLACITLALAQERKTITQEEEMRLADALRHLPAAVAEVLNHDKAIKSLSREIAKARDVLYLGRGASYPIALEGALKLKEISYIHAEGYAAGEMKHGPIALIDEDVPVIVVAPYDALFEKTASNAEEVVARGGKVLLLSDARGCAAMKDIATWTITLPEADEFVAPILYTIPVQLLAYHTAVEKGTDVDQPRNLAKSVTVE, from the coding sequence ATGTGTGGAATTGTCGGCATTGTCGGAAAAGAGCAAAATGCGGCGGAACGCCTTGTGGAAGGTTTGAAGCGTCTGGAATATCGCGGCTATGACAGCGCGGGTGTTGCTACGCTGATTGACGGGCAGATTACCCGCCGCCGTGCGGAAGGCAAATTGGTGAATTTATCCGATAAAATCGCCAATGATCCGCTGCCGGGGTCAATCGGCATCGGCCATACGCGCTGGGCGACGCATGGCATGCCGACGGAAAATAACGCGCATCCGCATGCAACGGATCTGGTTGCCGTGGTGCATAACGGCATTATCGAGAATTATAAGGAGCTGAAAGCAGAGCTGGAGCAAAGCCAATGCCGTTTTACGACAGAAACCGATACGGAAGTGATTGCGCATCTGGTAACACATTACATCAAGCAGGGGCGTACGGTTTTACAAGCCGCCAATGATTGTATGGACAGGCTGGAAGGGGCGTTCTCCGTCGCGATGCTTTTTACAGGTGAGAACGATTTTATGTTCGGGGCGCGTCAGGGCACGCCGCTGGTGGTTGGCTACGGTGACGGTGAAATGTATCTGGCATCTGATGCTTATGCATTGGCGCCGATGACGAATAAAATCTGTTTTCTGGAAGACGGCGACCGCGTCGAAATGACAGGGGCAGGGGCTGTCATCAAAACCTGCGACGGCAAAGAAATTAACCGTGAAGTGCGGGAAACCACCTTGTCAGGTGCGTTGACGGGCAAGGGAAAATACAAGCATTTCATGCTGAAGGAAATTTACGAGCAGCCCGCAGTGATCGGTGAGACGCTGACGACCTTTATGCATCCCGCAACGGGGCATATCACTATTCCCGCCGATATCATGGATGTGTTGAAGGATACGCCGCGTTTGACGGTCAGCGCTTGCGGTACGGCCTATTATGCGGGATTGGTCGCGAAATACTGGCTGGAACAATTGGCACGGCTGCCGGTGGAAGTGGATGTGGCCTCGGAATTCCGTTACCGTACCCCGCCGATGCCCGAAGGCGGCGCGGCGCTGTTTATCTCCCAGTCAGGGGAAACGCTGGATACGCTGGAGGCATTGCGTTACTGCAAATCGCAAAAGCAAAGCGTGATTTCCATCCTGAACACGGTGGAAAGCACGATCGAGCGGGAATCCCATCATGTGATGCGAACGCTGGCCGGGCCGGAAATCGGTGTGGCCTCGACCAAGGCATTTACAACGCAGCTGACAACACTGGCCTGTATTACGCTGGCACTGGCGCAGGAGCGGAAAACCATTACGCAGGAAGAGGAAATGCGTCTGGCTGATGCGTTGCGCCATCTGCCTGCGGCTGTTGCCGAGGTTTTGAACCATGATAAGGCCATTAAAAGCCTGAGCCGTGAAATTGCCAAGGCGCGTGATGTGCTGTATCTGGGACGCGGTGCATCTTACCCGATTGCGCTGGAAGGTGCGCTGAAACTGAAAGAAATTTCCTATATCCATGCCGAAGGCTATGCGGCAGGGGAAATGAAACACGGACCCATCGCCTTGATTGATGAAGATGTGCCGGTGATTGTCGTTGCCCCTTATGATGCGCTGTTTGAAAAAACCGCCTCCAATGCCGAGGAAGTCGTGGCGCGCGGCGGTAAAGTGCTGCTGCTGTCTGATGCGCGTGGTTGTGCGGCAATGAAGGATATTGCGACATGGACGATTACACTGCCGGAGGCGGATGAATTTGTTGCGCCGATCCTTTATACAATTCCCGTACAGCTATTGGCTTATCATACCGCTGTTGAAAAAGGCACGGATGTTGACCAGCCGCGTAATCTGGCGAAAAGTGTGACTGTCGAGTAA